In a single window of the Dreissena polymorpha isolate Duluth1 chromosome 3, UMN_Dpol_1.0, whole genome shotgun sequence genome:
- the LOC127872000 gene encoding uncharacterized protein LOC127872000, with translation MGLVCDCLIRMYKHGWMGDDGKTNKKAYNPMINAVLTAVNFSVSSDAISIKLANHKKYLETIKDILLKYAPRHLLSQEPKLSKEEAKLMKFCLSVAHNVSMRPNNNQRLRTLDFTSVMQPYLTSTDELFSLTTLATLASIVNEAECEIINAAHDRVKYLLKVLQKGLATKLRRCNGWSCKECGYTIRMIAQNDANKKLLVELGALELLVKLGQTGNEEEQLGKNVFFDIH, from the exons ATGGGCCTGGTGTGTGATTGTTTGATCCGGATGTACAAGCACGGTTGGATGGGAGATGATGGAAAAACGAACAAGAAAGCCTACAACCCAATGATAAATGCTGTCTTGACGGCCGTGAATTTCTCTGTTTCATCAGATGCTATTTCGATAAAGCTGGCAAATCATAAGAAATATTTGGAAACTATCAAAGATATTCTACTCAAATATGCTCCAAGACATCTTCTAAGTCAGGAACCAAAGTTGTCG AAAGAAGAAGCCAAGCTGATGAAGTTTTGTCTGTCAGTCGCCCACAACGTTTCAATGAGACCTAATAACAACCAACGTCTCCGGACTCTCGACTTTACGAGCGTCATGCAGCCCTACCTGACCTCTACTGACGAGTTGTTTAGTTTGACCACTCTGGCAACATTAGCGA GTATAGTAAACGAGGCAGAGTGTGAAATAATCAATGCAGCGCATGATCGGGTTAAGTATCTCCTAAAAGTTCTTCAGAAAGGTCTGGCAACCAAACTACGCCGCTGTAATGGATGGTCATGCAAAGAGTGTGGTTACA CTATCCGAATGATTGCTCAAAATGATGCCAACAAGAAATTGCTGGTTGAGCTTGGTGCCCTGGAGTTACTTGTGAAATTGGGTCAAACCGGCA